The Phalacrocorax carbo chromosome 28, bPhaCar2.1, whole genome shotgun sequence genome segment CCCCAGCCCCGGGGCTTCACCCTGCAggctctcctcccaccccaaaagGTAGGAGGGGGGTTCACTCTGCCCCTGCCCAGTCCATTTTGCCCCCTCCGACCACTCGGTGCTCACCTGTCGGCTGCGCTTGGACACGTCCTTGGCCGATCGCTGCAGCTTCCCCTTCTCCATGGCACTAAAATTGGGGTGGAAAGGCAAAAAGGTGTCTCAGAAAGGCCAAATCCCGCCCGGTCCTGCCTGGCAGCTCtattttggggtggtttttccCCGCTCGGGCAGCAGGGCTCACCTCAGCCGTcgctgcagggctgcctgccGCCGCAGCCAGCAGTAGCGGATGAGATAGATGAGGGCCACCaccacagccaccagcagcagagccccGCCGATGATGGAGCCCAGTACGACGCCATAGCGGGTGGGCACTGCGGGGACACCAGCATCCTGTCAGCCACCCCTGGCTGGAgcggggaaactgaggcagggaggggaccAACAGCCGGCGCTGTACCTTTCTCGAAGACATAGAGCGTGACCTGGGAGGGCTTGCCCACAATGTCAGGGGGGTTCTTGACGTCACAGGTGAAGGTGCCATTGTCGGTGTAGTCCAGGTTGTGGATGATGATGGAGCCATCCTTGCGGTGGGGGTTGCCCACCCACTCCATCCGTTCCTTGAAGCTGCCCACGTCATCGATGTAGGGCTGGCCCTTAGCATAGTGGAATATCTAGCGATGGGGACAGACACACGGACATTAGGGTCACGGTGCCTCCAGGCATGGCAGGGCCACCCTGTGCCCTGAACTGGAGTGGGTGCTTACGGAGGTGCTGTCACGGGATCCCTCAGCTTGGAAGTGCCACGTGATGGAGATGTCCTCGGAGATCCACTCACTGGACCAGAAGCTGCAGGAGAGGGTGACGTGGGAGCCAACGGTGCCATACACCTTCCGCTGCGTGTACACGTGGATGGAAGACGTCGGGCGCGGCCCTGCCAGGGGGCACAAACCCATCAGCCCGGCGGGGGACCCCGGAACAGCGATGGTATGCATCGCTGAGGCTGCCGGCCAGCCTGTGCCCCCACGCTGGCCCCATGCCCGGCCCCGCGCTGCCACCAAAGGGCTTTTGTTGGCCCTGGAGAAAGCACAAGGACTGGCGGGGGACAGCGGCTCTTTGTGCCACGGCGGCTGCCTTTGCAGGGAGCCTCCACCCTGGCGTCCCCATGGCTGGCTCAAAGGGGACCGTGTCCTGGCACCAGCTGATGCCCAGGGACGCTGGGAGGGCTGGGTCCGGCAACCAGCGCCCCTCTCCCATTCCCAGGAGGTGGCTGGTGCTGTGATTCTCCTTGCAGCCTGGTGATGGGGACAAGGGCATGGTCACAGATACAACTCCGGAGCATTGCCACCACCAGTGACAGTCCCGAAAGCAGACGTGTGGGCGGCTGCCAGCCCCACAACCACCTCCCAGGGGTCTGGAGCCCCCTGCTATCCCCCAGCATCCAGCATGAGGATTTCAGCACCAGCAGCCCTAgtcccccatccctgtcccagcTTACCCAGCACCGAGAGGAGTCcggcgaggaagaggaggctgccACTGCCCCTGGCACCCTGCGACATGGTGGCTGCCTGTCACCGGCCGGCTCTGTGCCACATGGAGGGCTGGTGGTGCGCGGGGCCCGGCAGCGTTCCGAAGGGTGCTGGCGGGACGGGGGCCGAGGTTTAAGAGCAAGCAGCGCCGAATGATGGCAGCGGCGCCCCACCCTTGGGCCAATGGGCGCCGGGCAGCTGGGGCGGTGGGGGccagggggtgctgggtgccccgGACTGAAAGGGGGCATTTAGTTTGGCGATGGGCGAGGAGGGGGAAGCAcgcagcaggggggctgggcACACAGTGCCCTTTGTCCAGCCGCATTCCCGCCTGCGGTGGAGGCGGCTGGGCAGGAATGCGGCTGGAGCCGGAGAGCACCGGCACACGGCCACAGTCCCTGGTTGGTCCCAGAGACAGACCTGCCTGGCAGGGCTTGGGGTCTTGCACTGACTGCGCCACGGGCCACCGGTGTGTCCCCTCCTGTCCTGTGGCCAAGggccagctgccagcaccctCTGGTGCTCTCCCCACTCTGGCCCCACAGCATGCGGGTCCCCAGCTggcgctgccagctccagccaagctcccagcagcctctgctctggCTCCCTTCTGGGGTGAAAACACACCTTTGAGAGGGTGATGCTGGACATTCCCGCGGGGCGCAGAGCCAGCTGGCTCCAGCTGCGGGACGAGGAGCACATCCATCCCCAGGGGGTGCAAAGTGAGGAGCCACCAAAGCGCTACCGTCCTGTGCAAAACCCAGGGCAAGAATTTGCACAACAACCGCCCCCCCTGCACCCGCCCGCCACACCACCACTGCTTTGCTGCCAGCTGAGGAAAGTGGTATTTTGGGCTGAAAAGCTCCAAAGTGGGGTTTTCCTCAGAAGGTTTTTGACCCAGAGTTGGCCACTGGGGTCAGGACTCGCCTGGGAGCTGCCAAATTTTCCTGCTTTAACGTCCTCCAtcggctgcagctgcaggcaagAGGGTTCTGGTGGGCTGGGGGGCCCGTCCTGACCCTCGGCAGCTCTGGGGTGAACGGGCAGCCCCGGGGGTAACGGGCAGCCCCGGTAAGGAGGGTACTGGGCAGTCCTGGGAGtaacggcgggggggggggttaaCGAGAAAGTAACGGGTAGCCTCGGGGGGAGGGGGTTAACGGGCAGCCCTGGGGTTAACGGGGGTACCGGGAGGCCCCGCGGGGTAACGGGCGGGGGGGCGGAAGTGCGTCACGGCCGCTTCCGG includes the following:
- the MPZ gene encoding myelin protein P0 isoform X1, encoding MDVLLVPQLEPAGSAPRGNVQHHPLKGPRPTSSIHVYTQRKVYGTVGSHVTLSCSFWSSEWISEDISITWHFQAEGSRDSTSIFHYAKGQPYIDDVGSFKERMEWVGNPHRKDGSIIIHNLDYTDNGTFTCDVKNPPDIVGKPSQVTLYVFEKVPTRYGVVLGSIIGGALLLVAVVVALIYLIRYCWLRRQAALQRRLSAMEKGKLQRSAKDVSKRSRQAPVLYAMLDHSRGTKVASEKKAKGAPGDSRKDKK
- the MPZ gene encoding myelin protein P0 isoform X2; its protein translation is MSQGARGSGSLLFLAGLLSVLGPRPTSSIHVYTQRKVYGTVGSHVTLSCSFWSSEWISEDISITWHFQAEGSRDSTSIFHYAKGQPYIDDVGSFKERMEWVGNPHRKDGSIIIHNLDYTDNGTFTCDVKNPPDIVGKPSQVTLYVFEKVPTRYGVVLGSIIGGALLLVAVVVALIYLIRYCWLRRQAALQRRLSAMEKGKLQRSAKDVSKRSRQAPVLYAMLDHSRGTKVASEKKAKGAPGDSRKDKK